Proteins encoded in a region of the Chloroflexota bacterium genome:
- a CDS encoding glycosyltransferase family 4 protein codes for MHILMLNYEFPPLGAGGSTSTFNLARNIVALGHKVDMVTMGFRGIPNEEVMDGIRVYRVPSVRARREVCHTHEMATYVLSGTLKAAQLAARNRYDLANAHFIFPTGPIAYALRRLRGLPYVLTARGSDVPGHNPNRFRFDHQLLRPVWRSLVQDADAIVAVSRHLAQRIEENAPGVSVRAIPNGCSPLGAADDTVRTPKSITENGRMRVLMVTRLHEFKGVQYMLEAASRVPLDLEINIVGDGPYRSTLEAQAARIGKPVRFWGWLDRNSPEMWRLYRESSVFVFPSEREGSPTVVQEAMSAGLAVVAADAAGTPEVVGDAGILVSPKDPAGIADALVRLANDPALVQELSERAFERVRTEFDWRVLAGRYVELYGEVLARTGRAPA; via the coding sequence GTGCATATCCTGATGCTCAACTACGAGTTCCCGCCTCTTGGGGCCGGCGGCTCGACCTCGACCTTCAACCTCGCGCGGAATATCGTCGCCCTCGGCCACAAGGTCGATATGGTCACGATGGGCTTTCGGGGCATCCCGAACGAAGAGGTGATGGACGGCATCCGGGTCTACCGTGTCCCGAGCGTCCGCGCCCGCCGCGAGGTCTGCCACACCCATGAGATGGCGACCTACGTGCTGAGCGGCACGCTCAAGGCGGCGCAGCTGGCCGCCCGCAACCGCTACGACCTCGCCAACGCCCACTTCATCTTCCCGACCGGCCCGATTGCCTACGCCCTTCGCCGGCTGCGCGGCCTGCCTTACGTGCTGACGGCGCGCGGCTCGGACGTGCCCGGCCACAACCCGAATCGCTTCCGCTTCGACCACCAGCTGCTGCGGCCGGTCTGGCGCAGCCTCGTGCAGGACGCCGACGCGATCGTTGCCGTCTCCAGGCACCTGGCGCAGCGGATCGAGGAGAACGCGCCCGGGGTCTCGGTGCGGGCTATCCCGAACGGCTGCAGCCCGCTTGGCGCGGCGGACGACACGGTCCGCACGCCGAAATCCATCACGGAGAACGGGAGGATGCGCGTGCTGATGGTCACGCGCCTGCACGAGTTCAAGGGTGTCCAGTACATGCTCGAAGCGGCAAGCCGCGTCCCGCTGGATCTGGAGATCAACATCGTCGGCGACGGGCCGTACCGCTCGACGCTCGAGGCGCAGGCCGCGCGAATCGGCAAGCCGGTGCGCTTCTGGGGCTGGCTGGACCGCAACTCGCCGGAGATGTGGCGGCTGTATCGCGAGTCCTCGGTGTTCGTGTTCCCGTCCGAGCGCGAGGGCTCGCCGACGGTCGTGCAGGAGGCGATGAGCGCCGGCCTTGCCGTGGTGGCCGCCGACGCCGCCGGTACGCCCGAGGTGGTCGGCGACGCCGGCATCCTGGTCAGCCCGAAGGATCCGGCCGGCATCGCCGATGCGCTGGTGCGGCTGGCCAACGATCCGGCCCTCGTCCAGGAGTTGAGCGAGCGCGCCTTCGAGCGGGTCCGCACGGAGTTTGACTGGCGGGTGCTGGCTGGCCGGTACGTCGAGCTGTACGGCGAGGTGCTCGCGCGGACCGGGAGGGCGCCAGCGTGA
- a CDS encoding flippase-like domain-containing protein: MTVSQEPVVRPPATAETADAADPAPRKKSGRLGLVLKLAITLGVSAYVLWQAGLADAVETLVGADWRLVALAAVSALLAMTINVKRWQVMLHGQGGEAALTTLIRLYLIAMFFNNILPSRFAGDVVRAYGASINLTTKTRSAAAVIMDRLVGAISVLLLGVIAMVVSPSVIPWQLSQTLVLGLVAGFVAVGLLVVPSPLQGTMRELLALVRYLPVVGKLLDKRIHAAVDAVLAYSGKLGLIVWALLVSMIANGLSIVNIYLYALAVGADVSLAKAAVVAPAVLAVGLLPISLNGLGLIEGTFVVLLGFMGIPPDMALAVALLRRLVLLGQSLIGGVLYSSKRFG; this comes from the coding sequence GTGACGGTGAGCCAGGAGCCTGTCGTCCGTCCGCCGGCCACGGCAGAGACGGCCGATGCTGCCGACCCCGCCCCCAGGAAGAAGTCTGGTCGTCTCGGGCTGGTGCTCAAGCTCGCCATCACGCTGGGCGTCAGTGCGTACGTGCTCTGGCAGGCCGGGCTGGCAGACGCCGTCGAGACGCTGGTTGGCGCGGACTGGCGGCTCGTCGCGCTGGCGGCGGTCTCGGCCCTGCTGGCGATGACGATCAACGTCAAGCGCTGGCAGGTGATGCTGCACGGTCAGGGTGGCGAGGCCGCGCTGACCACCCTGATCCGGCTCTACCTGATCGCGATGTTCTTCAACAACATCCTGCCGTCGCGGTTCGCGGGGGACGTGGTCCGCGCGTACGGCGCGTCGATCAACCTGACCACGAAGACCCGCTCGGCCGCCGCCGTCATCATGGATCGGCTGGTCGGCGCGATCTCCGTGCTGCTGCTCGGCGTCATCGCGATGGTCGTCAGCCCGTCGGTGATCCCCTGGCAGCTGAGCCAGACGCTGGTGCTAGGCCTCGTGGCGGGGTTCGTGGCAGTCGGGCTGCTGGTCGTGCCCTCGCCGCTTCAGGGCACGATGCGAGAGTTACTGGCGCTGGTCCGCTATCTGCCGGTGGTGGGTAAGTTGCTGGACAAGCGCATCCACGCCGCCGTGGACGCCGTGCTGGCCTACTCGGGCAAGCTCGGCTTGATCGTCTGGGCGCTGCTCGTCTCGATGATCGCCAACGGCCTGTCGATTGTGAATATCTACCTGTATGCCCTGGCGGTCGGCGCGGACGTCAGTCTTGCGAAGGCGGCGGTGGTGGCCCCGGCCGTGCTGGCGGTCGGCCTGCTGCCGATCTCCCTGAACGGCCTCGGCCTGATCGAAGGCACGTTCGTGGTGCTGCTCGGCTTTATGGGGATCCCGCCGGACATGGCGCTGGCCGTGGCCCTGCTCCGCCGGCTCGTCCTGCTCGGGCAGAGCCTGATCGGCGGCGTGCTCTACTCCTCGAAGCGGTTCGGCTGA